From the genome of Lotus japonicus ecotype B-129 chromosome 6, LjGifu_v1.2, one region includes:
- the LOC130722092 gene encoding pentatricopeptide repeat-containing protein At1g12300, mitochondrial-like isoform X2: MESTFIGHTTNLTQIKSNFGKKEAIYLSLRNTTLEAFGSKLIVDAGQKRGISGYIPKTSIQYFKFIALSDCEAEWNKGTNHIKEEGQWKDVRLLLNEKSLDVCSFNIIMDALCKQGLLLEAHAVCYEMIKRGVQPDVISYTILMDGYCLKSKVDEARKLFDMMIEAGLVPDVWSYNILIQGYCKIERVDEAMNLCEDMLTKNLVPNTVTYKYLFDGLCRFGRLPDAWNFLTRMHYRGHRPPDLTPYNIILETLCEQHLDKANKIFNSLIPEPNVQSYNILISGYCKNGRVDEAMSIYQNMCLRNIVRDSETFKLLINAFCKRKQCDKAIALYKNNRDLCPFKILMDGLRKNGMEEVAQRVSQLYGACDPDVALVRNQLAL; the protein is encoded by the exons ATGGAGTCAACATTTATTGGTCATACAACTAATTTAACTCAAATAAAAAGTAACTTTGGAAAAAAAGAGGCAATTTATTTGTCGCTAAGGAACACAACTCTAGAAGCTTTTGGGAGCAAGTTGATTGTGGATGCTGGACAAAAAAGGGGGATCTCGGGCTACATTCCAAAAACATCAATTCAATATTTCAAGTTCATAGCACTTTCAGACTGTGAAGCAGAATGGAACAAGGGAACCAACCACATCAAAGAAGAAG GTCAGTGGAAAGATGTCAGGTTATTGCTAAATGAGAAGAGTCTAGATGTTTGTTCCTTCAACATAATAATGGATGCATTATGCAAACAAGGGCTGCTCTTAGAAGCCCATGCTGTTTGTTATGAGATGATTAAAAGAGGTGTTCAGCCTGATGTTATTTCTTACACTATTTTAATGGATGGCTATTGTTTAAAAAGTAAAGTGGACGAGGCAAGAAAATTATTTGATATGATGATTGAAGCGGGTTTGGTGCCTGATGTTTGGAGTTATAACATCCTGATTCAAGGCTACTGCAAGATTGAAAGAGTCGATGAAGCTATGAATCTATGTGAAGATATGCTCACTAAGAATTTAGTTCCAAACACTGTCACCTACAAATATCTGTTTGATGGCTTGTGCAGATTTGGGAGACTCCCTGATGCATGGAACTTTCTTACTCGAATGCATTATCGTGGCCATCGACCCCCTGATCTTACCCCTTACAATATCATATTAGAAACTTTATGCGAACAGCATCTGGATAAGGCAAACAAAATTTTTAATTCCCTCATCCCTGAACCTAATGTTCAGAGTTACAACATCTTGATTAGTGGTTATTGCAAGAATGGAAGAGTAGATGAAGCTATGAGTATTTATCAAAATATGTGTTTGAGGAATATAGTTCGAGATAGTGAAACCTTCAAGTTGTTGATAAATGCTTTCTGCAAACGGAAGCAATGTGACAAGGCAATtgcattatataaaaataatcgTGACTTGTGCCCATTCAAAATACTTATGGATGGCTTGCGCAAAAATGGAATGGAGGAGGTAGCACAGAGGGTTTCCCAGCTTTATGGAGCCTGTGATCCAGATGTGGCATTAGTTCGGAATCAATTAGCTCTCTAA
- the LOC130722092 gene encoding putative pentatricopeptide repeat-containing protein At1g12700, mitochondrial isoform X1 produces the protein MQSPNFLAFLCRPLPSFHMLNRPATVFIQTPHCHRKIPTIDDAVALFRRMLHMHPPPSVVEFTKILGAIVNMKDYAIPIYLYTQMESRGILPYTVTLNILMNCYCHLGQLGFAFSVLGKILKLGYQPSVVSLTTLMKGLCITGKVLDACTIHDNIVSKGFHSDEVMYGTLMSGLCKSKGSGNAIETLQELEALQLVKPNFVIYNTVIHGLCKDGLVNKAQKLCSEMIQRGIFPDVVTFSSLIYGFCHAGQWKDVRLLLNEKSLDVCSFNIIMDALCKQGLLLEAHAVCYEMIKRGVQPDVISYTILMDGYCLKSKVDEARKLFDMMIEAGLVPDVWSYNILIQGYCKIERVDEAMNLCEDMLTKNLVPNTVTYKYLFDGLCRFGRLPDAWNFLTRMHYRGHRPPDLTPYNIILETLCEQHLDKANKIFNSLIPEPNVQSYNILISGYCKNGRVDEAMSIYQNMCLRNIVRDSETFKLLINAFCKRKQCDKAIALYKNNRDLCPFKILMDGLRKNGMEEVAQRVSQLYGACDPDVALVRNQLAL, from the coding sequence ATGCAATCCCCAAACTTCCTCGCATTCTTATGCCGTCCTCTTCCTTCCTTCCATATGCTCAACAGACCAGCCACCGTCTTCATTCAAACTCCTCATTGCCACCGCAAAATTCCTACTATTGATGATGCTGTGGCTTTGTTTCGTCGCATGCTCCATATGCATCCCCCACCATCGGTTGTGGAATTCACCAAAATCCTAGGAGCAATTGTAAATATGAAAGACTATGCCATACCTATCTATCTTTATACTCAAATGGAATCTAGGGGCATCCTGCCATATACAGTTACTTTAAACATCTTGATGAATTGTTACTGCCATCTGGGTCAGCTGGGTTTTGCTTTCTCTGTACTGGGTAAGATTCTTAAGTTGGGTTACCAACCAAGTGTTGTATCTTTGACTACACTAATGAAGGGCTTGTGCATTACTGGTAAGGTGTTGGATGCATGTACAATTCATGACAATATAGTCTCAAAAGGGTTCCACTCAGATGAAGTTATGTATGGAACCTTAATGAGTGGTCTGTGTAAGAGTAAAGGATCAGGAAATGCCATTGAAACACTTCAAGAATTGGAGGCCTTACAATTGGTTAAGCCGAATTTTGTAATCTACAATACAGTCATTCATGGTTTGTGCAAAGATGGACTTGTAAACAAGGCACAGAAATTGTGTTCTGAAATGATTCAACGGGGAATTTTCCCTGATGTTGTCACTTTTAGTTCGTTAATTTATGGCTTCTGTCATGCAGGTCAGTGGAAAGATGTCAGGTTATTGCTAAATGAGAAGAGTCTAGATGTTTGTTCCTTCAACATAATAATGGATGCATTATGCAAACAAGGGCTGCTCTTAGAAGCCCATGCTGTTTGTTATGAGATGATTAAAAGAGGTGTTCAGCCTGATGTTATTTCTTACACTATTTTAATGGATGGCTATTGTTTAAAAAGTAAAGTGGACGAGGCAAGAAAATTATTTGATATGATGATTGAAGCGGGTTTGGTGCCTGATGTTTGGAGTTATAACATCCTGATTCAAGGCTACTGCAAGATTGAAAGAGTCGATGAAGCTATGAATCTATGTGAAGATATGCTCACTAAGAATTTAGTTCCAAACACTGTCACCTACAAATATCTGTTTGATGGCTTGTGCAGATTTGGGAGACTCCCTGATGCATGGAACTTTCTTACTCGAATGCATTATCGTGGCCATCGACCCCCTGATCTTACCCCTTACAATATCATATTAGAAACTTTATGCGAACAGCATCTGGATAAGGCAAACAAAATTTTTAATTCCCTCATCCCTGAACCTAATGTTCAGAGTTACAACATCTTGATTAGTGGTTATTGCAAGAATGGAAGAGTAGATGAAGCTATGAGTATTTATCAAAATATGTGTTTGAGGAATATAGTTCGAGATAGTGAAACCTTCAAGTTGTTGATAAATGCTTTCTGCAAACGGAAGCAATGTGACAAGGCAATtgcattatataaaaataatcgTGACTTGTGCCCATTCAAAATACTTATGGATGGCTTGCGCAAAAATGGAATGGAGGAGGTAGCACAGAGGGTTTCCCAGCTTTATGGAGCCTGTGATCCAGATGTGGCATTAGTTCGGAATCAATTAGCTCTCTAA